Proteins encoded within one genomic window of Armatimonadota bacterium:
- a CDS encoding nucleotidyltransferase domain-containing protein, whose amino-acid sequence MSRDHGGSQRTRRSCRSSAPFPQGIPALPEESGGKAVACQGRPRFPVPEQGASAVSDIRRDLAKTYSEALRESIGDSLVSVVLFGSVARGEATEHSDIDLLVVAEGLPVSRLVRQEVLRDADARVDADLRRLMRAGDLVEIRPILKTPEEAQQTTALYLDMVEDALLLFDRDGFFAGVLAGLRQSLERLGARRIRRGALRYWDLKPDYRPGDVFHI is encoded by the coding sequence TTGAGCCGGGATCACGGCGGCTCGCAGCGTACAAGGAGATCGTGCCGCTCATCGGCACCCTTCCCCCAAGGGATTCCCGCCCTGCCCGAAGAATCGGGAGGGAAGGCAGTCGCCTGCCAGGGGAGGCCGCGATTTCCTGTGCCGGAGCAGGGCGCAAGCGCCGTCAGCGACATACGCAGAGACCTCGCCAAGACATACTCCGAGGCCCTGCGAGAGAGCATCGGTGACTCTCTGGTTTCGGTTGTTCTCTTTGGCTCCGTCGCCAGGGGGGAGGCGACGGAGCACTCCGATATCGACCTGCTGGTCGTTGCCGAAGGCCTGCCCGTCTCCCGTCTTGTGCGCCAGGAGGTGCTGCGCGATGCGGATGCGCGGGTCGATGCTGATCTCCGCCGGCTCATGCGTGCGGGGGACCTTGTGGAGATTCGTCCCATCCTGAAGACACCGGAAGAGGCACAGCAAACGACGGCACTGTACCTGGACATGGTGGAAGACGCGCTCCTCCTGTTCGACCGTGACGGCTTCTTCGCGGGCGTCCTGGCGGGGCTCCGCCAATCTCTGGAGCGACTGGGAGCCCGGCGGATCCGGCGCGGCGCGCTCCGCTATTGGGACCTCAAGCCCGACTATCGGCCAGGCGATGTGTTCCACATATGA
- a CDS encoding HEPN domain-containing protein, translated as MTNRELAEAHLRQAEEILIEAEGLLGRGAWNLVVRRAQEVVEIALKSALRVVGVEVPRVHDVGVILIDCAARFPEALRGESDRMASISRRLSRERELSFYGDERTGMAPQRLYAHEDAQQALADAQTVLGWTRSLLSAER; from the coding sequence ATGACGAACCGGGAACTGGCCGAAGCGCACCTGCGTCAGGCTGAGGAGATCCTGATCGAGGCAGAAGGCCTGCTGGGCCGAGGGGCATGGAACCTAGTAGTTCGTCGGGCGCAAGAGGTTGTGGAGATCGCCCTGAAGTCGGCCCTGCGCGTGGTCGGGGTCGAGGTGCCCAGGGTGCACGACGTGGGTGTCATTCTGATTGATTGCGCAGCGCGCTTTCCGGAAGCACTGCGAGGCGAGAGCGACCGGATGGCCTCGATCTCCCGGCGGCTGAGCCGGGAGCGGGAGTTGAGCTTCTATGGGGATGAACGGACGGGCATGGCGCCTCAACGCTTGTATGCGCATGAAGACGCACAGCAGGCCCTGGCGGATGCGCAGACCGTCCTCGGATGGACCCGAAGCTTGCTATCCGCCGAACGGTAG
- a CDS encoding response regulator transcription factor has product MSRRTILVVDDEPEITDVVRKYLDRDGYHVVSAADGRAALAAFNREKPNLVILDLMLPEVDGWEVARQIRAAGGTPIIMLTARGEEVHRLIGLGLGADDYITKPFSPREVVARVRAVLRRAGGEPSSDVLTVGDLEIDQGRMEVRRGGTVVTLTPTEFKLLAALARAPGRVFTRLQLIDLTQGHAFEGYERTIDAHVKNLRHKLEPDPRRPRYVLTVHGVGYRLAEPDRD; this is encoded by the coding sequence ATGAGCCGCCGCACGATCCTCGTCGTGGACGACGAGCCCGAGATCACGGACGTCGTCCGCAAGTATCTCGATCGTGACGGCTACCACGTCGTGAGCGCCGCCGACGGCCGGGCGGCGCTTGCGGCCTTCAACCGCGAGAAACCCAATCTCGTGATCCTCGACCTGATGCTGCCCGAGGTGGACGGCTGGGAGGTCGCCCGCCAGATCCGCGCGGCCGGGGGCACGCCGATCATCATGCTCACCGCGCGCGGAGAAGAGGTGCACCGGCTGATCGGCCTGGGGCTCGGAGCAGATGACTACATCACGAAGCCCTTCAGCCCGCGGGAGGTCGTCGCCAGGGTGCGGGCCGTGCTGCGACGCGCCGGCGGCGAGCCGTCCTCCGACGTCTTGACAGTGGGCGACCTGGAGATTGACCAGGGGCGCATGGAGGTCCGGCGGGGCGGCACGGTCGTGACGCTTACGCCGACCGAGTTCAAGCTGCTGGCAGCACTCGCGCGCGCGCCCGGCCGGGTCTTCACCCGGCTGCAGCTGATTGACCTGACTCAGGGCCACGCCTTCGAGGGCTACGAGCGCACGATTGACGCCCATGTCAAGAACCTGCGGCACAAGCTCGAGCCGGATCCTCGGCGTCCCAGGTACGTGCTCACCGTGCACGGTGTCGGGTACCGGCTCGCGGAGCCCGATCGTGACTAG
- a CDS encoding amidohydrolase: MQRKPTEIIDAHLHLTTAAMYRRQRDRASSNRAVARERARSRGQTFQERIAHLEGVTLEQQAQMWLDGFDKAGVSSGVFIAMGEAHDDLAEFVRLRPDRLYGCGSLMDPTHPDAARTVRQFPSMGIRALKLYAPAYRVALNDRLVYPVYEAAAECNLPIIIHFGITVGMFYDLTFANPLALSGPGREFPEVTFIVAHFGAGFLREMLLLAYHTENICVDTSGTNNWRTYVPGEPSLEQVFRDALRTFGPSRILFGTDSTYFSGYRQELVNEQVAILEQLGLGDDERALILAGNARRIFGITG, translated from the coding sequence ATGCAACGGAAACCCACGGAGATCATTGACGCCCACCTGCACCTCACCACGGCCGCGATGTACAGGCGCCAGCGTGACCGGGCATCGTCGAACCGCGCGGTCGCACGGGAGCGTGCCCGATCCCGCGGGCAGACCTTCCAGGAGCGGATTGCTCATCTCGAAGGGGTCACGCTGGAACAGCAGGCGCAGATGTGGCTGGACGGTTTCGACAAGGCGGGAGTCTCCTCTGGGGTCTTCATCGCCATGGGCGAGGCCCACGACGACCTGGCCGAGTTCGTCAGGCTGCGGCCCGATCGGCTCTACGGCTGCGGCTCGCTCATGGACCCCACGCACCCGGACGCGGCGAGGACCGTACGGCAGTTCCCCTCGATGGGGATCCGCGCGCTCAAACTCTACGCACCGGCCTACCGGGTAGCGCTCAACGACCGCCTGGTCTATCCGGTATACGAGGCGGCCGCCGAGTGCAACCTGCCGATAATCATCCACTTTGGCATCACGGTTGGGATGTTCTACGACCTGACCTTCGCCAATCCGCTGGCGCTGTCGGGCCCGGGGCGGGAGTTCCCCGAGGTCACCTTCATCGTGGCCCACTTCGGTGCCGGCTTCCTGCGCGAGATGCTCCTGCTTGCCTATCACACGGAGAACATCTGCGTGGACACCTCCGGCACCAACAACTGGCGCACCTACGTCCCCGGCGAGCCGTCTCTCGAGCAGGTCTTCAGGGATGCGCTGCGTACCTTCGGGCCGTCGCGCATCTTGTTCGGCACCGACTCGACCTACTTCAGTGGCTACCGGCAGGAACTCGTGAACGAACAGGTTGCGATCCTGGAGCAGCTAGGCCTGGGCGATGACGAGCGGGCCCTGATCCTGGCCGGAAACGCGCGGCGGATCTTCGGCATCACTGGCTAG
- a CDS encoding ornithine cyclodeaminase family protein: MPEQRILYLSQSDVASTGVTMKEIIEALEVAFREHGEGRVEMPPKPGVHTRPDAFIHAMPAYVPALRAVGMKWVSGYPENQGRGLPYISGLVILNDDDTGMPLSVMDCAWITAMRTGAATAVAAKRLARPDSSTVGILGCGVQGRSNLEALKVLFPLERVTAYDIVPEQTDRFAAEVEERWGLRVVKAKQPREAVDGCDMVVTAGPILRRPHATIKAGWLNKGAFASLVDFDTYWDGPAMKETDKFCTDDIPQLEHYRGVGYFQDIPPVHATVGELVAGKKPGRQDPLERTMTCNLGLALDDVATAPIVYRRAVERGIGTWLEL, from the coding sequence ATGCCTGAACAGAGGATCCTCTACCTCTCGCAGTCGGACGTTGCGTCTACCGGCGTCACGATGAAAGAGATCATAGAAGCCCTGGAAGTGGCATTCCGCGAGCACGGCGAGGGCCGCGTCGAGATGCCGCCCAAGCCGGGCGTGCACACGCGGCCCGACGCGTTCATTCACGCGATGCCAGCGTACGTTCCCGCGCTGCGGGCGGTCGGAATGAAATGGGTGAGCGGGTATCCGGAGAACCAGGGCCGCGGGCTGCCGTACATCAGCGGCCTGGTAATCCTCAACGACGATGATACGGGCATGCCGCTCTCGGTCATGGATTGCGCGTGGATAACAGCGATGCGAACCGGCGCGGCCACCGCGGTTGCGGCCAAGCGCCTGGCCCGGCCCGACTCCAGCACCGTCGGGATCCTTGGCTGCGGTGTCCAGGGGCGCAGCAACCTGGAAGCCCTCAAGGTGTTGTTCCCGCTCGAGCGCGTGACCGCGTACGATATCGTGCCCGAGCAGACCGACCGGTTCGCCGCCGAGGTGGAGGAGCGCTGGGGCCTGCGGGTCGTCAAGGCGAAACAGCCCCGGGAGGCCGTTGACGGCTGCGATATGGTCGTCACCGCGGGACCGATTCTGCGCAGGCCGCACGCGACGATCAAGGCCGGCTGGCTGAACAAAGGCGCGTTCGCGTCGCTCGTAGATTTCGACACTTACTGGGACGGCCCGGCCATGAAAGAGACGGACAAGTTCTGCACGGACGACATTCCTCAACTTGAGCACTATCGCGGGGTCGGGTACTTCCAGGACATTCCGCCGGTACATGCCACGGTTGGGGAGCTGGTGGCAGGGAAGAAGCCCGGGCGCCAAGACCCCTTGGAGCGCACCATGACCTGCAACCTGGGGCTGGCCCTGGACGACGTGGCCACCGCGCCCATCGTCTACCGCCGCGCGGTCGAGCGCGGGATTGGGACCTGGCTGGAGCTGTAG
- a CDS encoding HAMP domain-containing protein: MSRTCGTSSSRILGVPGTCSPCTVSGTGSRSPIVTSLQGRLILAFVTVALVSVAAAGIITSATIRAEFDHYFLGGPMMLPPPGAVGRPRMPHMTDPGEMRRMMRRMMGPEELHFLAQLRRTTWLAALAGGLAAVLLGILMARYLTTPLRRMSHAAARIGQGDLAQEVPVPSDDDLGNLARAFNTMAVDLRRLEESRRNLVADIAHELGTPLSVLQANLEGMLDGVVESAPDRLAALHTQVRLLARLVEDLRDLSLAQAGRLPLHRAPTDLAALVVDAAAAVGPHAADKAVTVQSRIATGLPAVSVDRERMMQVVHNLLDNAIRNTPAGGAVTVGLEADPAELRFWVSDTGPGIPPQEAERIFDRFYRLDASRSRASGGSGLGLAIVKSLVEAHGGRVWVESQEGEGSRFTVALPLGTRGVG; the protein is encoded by the coding sequence ATGTCAAGAACCTGCGGCACAAGCTCGAGCCGGATCCTCGGCGTCCCAGGTACGTGCTCACCGTGCACGGTGTCGGGTACCGGCTCGCGGAGCCCGATCGTGACTAGTCTCCAGGGGCGGTTGATCCTAGCTTTCGTGACCGTGGCCCTGGTTTCCGTTGCGGCGGCGGGCATAATCACGAGCGCAACGATCCGGGCCGAGTTCGACCACTACTTCCTGGGCGGCCCGATGATGCTGCCCCCGCCTGGCGCCGTTGGGCGACCCCGCATGCCCCACATGACCGACCCCGGAGAGATGCGCCGGATGATGCGGCGCATGATGGGGCCAGAGGAGTTGCACTTCCTCGCGCAGTTGCGCCGGACGACGTGGCTGGCTGCGCTGGCCGGAGGCCTGGCCGCGGTGCTGCTGGGGATACTCATGGCCCGCTACCTGACGACCCCGCTGCGCCGGATGTCGCACGCCGCGGCGCGCATAGGCCAGGGCGACCTGGCTCAAGAGGTGCCCGTGCCGTCCGACGACGATCTGGGCAACCTGGCGCGCGCGTTCAACACCATGGCCGTTGACCTGAGACGGTTGGAGGAGAGCCGGCGCAACCTCGTCGCCGACATCGCGCACGAACTGGGCACGCCTCTGTCGGTACTGCAGGCCAACCTGGAAGGCATGCTGGACGGCGTGGTAGAGTCCGCTCCTGACCGCCTGGCCGCGCTTCACACGCAGGTGCGCCTGCTGGCGCGGCTCGTCGAGGATCTGCGGGACCTATCGCTGGCGCAGGCCGGACGGCTACCGCTTCACCGCGCGCCGACCGACCTAGCCGCGCTGGTGGTTGACGCGGCCGCGGCGGTAGGCCCGCACGCCGCGGACAAGGCCGTCACCGTGCAGAGCCGGATAGCAACCGGGCTTCCGGCGGTCAGCGTGGACCGCGAGCGCATGATGCAGGTTGTTCACAACCTGCTCGACAACGCGATCCGCAACACGCCCGCGGGCGGAGCCGTGACCGTGGGGCTGGAAGCCGACCCGGCCGAGCTCCGGTTCTGGGTGTCCGACACCGGGCCGGGCATTCCTCCACAGGAGGCCGAGCGGATCTTCGACCGGTTCTATCGGCTGGACGCCTCGCGGTCTCGTGCAAGCGGCGGCTCAGGGCTTGGGCTCGCCATCGTGAAGTCGCTCGTCGAGGCGCACGGTGGGCGGGTGTGGGTGGAGAGCCAGGAGGGGGAGGGGAGTAGGTTCACGGTGGCGCTGCCGCTAGGCACTCGCGGGGTCGGTTGA
- the galK gene encoding galactokinase: protein MSEPSGAAGSYGVCAQAPGRVNLLGEHTDYNEGFVLPMPLSQVTRVFAARADGVVEAHAEIFDERMARKLGGPRDGTWLDYIAGCVWALAQEGIEVPGARFRIQRGVPPGAGLASSAALEVAVLRALRALYEIPLDDLRLALIAHRAEVEYVGVRCGVMDQIVASLGRAGQALFLDTRSLQCEWVPIPAGYRFKIVDSGHPRKLAEAGYNRRRAECEEAAARLGARALRDLTPGDMERIARLPEPLNRRARHVVTENARVLAGVEALRAGDARTFGRLMVGSHRSLVEDYEVSTPELDRLVELAMEHGALGARLTGAGFGGSVVALVTDVNGVALAG, encoded by the coding sequence GTGAGCGAGCCTTCCGGGGCCGCCGGATCGTACGGGGTCTGCGCGCAGGCCCCGGGACGCGTCAACCTGCTGGGCGAGCACACCGACTACAACGAGGGGTTCGTTCTGCCGATGCCGCTTTCGCAGGTCACCCGCGTCTTCGCCGCGCGGGCCGACGGCGTGGTGGAAGCGCATGCCGAGATCTTCGATGAGCGGATGGCGCGGAAGCTCGGAGGGCCGCGTGATGGCACCTGGCTGGACTACATCGCCGGCTGCGTGTGGGCGCTCGCCCAGGAAGGGATCGAGGTGCCAGGCGCAAGGTTCCGCATCCAGCGCGGGGTGCCGCCCGGAGCCGGGCTGGCCAGCTCGGCCGCTCTCGAGGTCGCGGTCCTGCGCGCGCTGCGGGCCTTGTACGAGATCCCGCTGGACGACCTGCGGCTTGCGCTGATCGCCCACCGGGCCGAGGTGGAGTATGTCGGCGTGCGCTGCGGCGTGATGGACCAGATCGTCGCTTCGCTGGGCAGAGCAGGTCAGGCCCTGTTCCTGGACACGCGCAGTCTACAGTGTGAGTGGGTACCCATCCCCGCGGGGTATCGGTTCAAGATCGTGGACTCCGGCCACCCCCGCAAGCTCGCCGAGGCCGGCTACAACCGGCGGCGCGCCGAGTGCGAGGAGGCGGCAGCGCGCCTGGGCGCCCGGGCGCTGCGCGACCTCACTCCCGGCGATATGGAGCGGATTGCCCGATTGCCTGAGCCGCTCAACCGGCGGGCCAGGCATGTGGTCACAGAGAACGCGCGTGTGCTGGCTGGTGTCGAGGCGCTTCGGGCGGGAGATGCACGGACGTTCGGGCGGTTGATGGTCGGGTCCCACCGGTCACTGGTGGAAGACTACGAAGTGTCTACCCCTGAGCTGGACCGTCTCGTGGAGCTGGCAATGGAGCACGGGGCGCTGGGCGCGCGCCTGACCGGAGCCGGCTTCGGCGGGAGCGTCGTGGCGCTGGTAACGGATGTCAACGGCGTGGCTCTTGCGGGGTAG
- the galT gene encoding galactose-1-phosphate uridylyltransferase has translation MHTRAFRKADGRRLILYGTAAHTLRQQSEGSSASENPSHLRWHPLREEWVAYAAGRQERTFLPPAEFCPLCPTHPGGPPTEIPFEDFEIAVFENRFPAFADQPGPLPEIHAEPVETAPALGACEVVVYTPEHIGSLGTLGQERRELLVRVWAQRYHDLYEREDVRFVMPFENRGEAVGVTLHHPHGQIYAYPFVPPVLQVEAAAFRREPVLRNLLARAGNRCIVEEDDAAAVIVPPFARFPYETWAIPKRAQPGPWTLDNTEVSALAHALGRVVSRYDALFARPFPYVMVLHAAPKGEEAHFHFHVEFYPVMRGPDRLKYLAGTELGAGTFTADILPEDAARALRRIQP, from the coding sequence GTGCACACGCGGGCCTTCCGCAAGGCCGACGGCCGCCGCCTGATACTCTACGGTACTGCCGCCCACACGCTCCGGCAGCAGTCCGAGGGGTCGAGCGCAAGTGAGAATCCTTCTCACCTACGCTGGCATCCGCTGCGGGAGGAGTGGGTGGCCTATGCCGCCGGCCGCCAGGAGCGTACCTTCCTGCCGCCCGCGGAGTTCTGCCCGCTCTGCCCCACGCATCCTGGAGGACCGCCGACGGAGATCCCATTCGAGGATTTCGAGATCGCGGTCTTCGAGAACCGGTTTCCCGCGTTCGCGGACCAGCCGGGCCCGCTGCCGGAGATCCATGCGGAGCCTGTGGAAACCGCGCCTGCCCTGGGGGCGTGCGAGGTCGTCGTCTACACACCGGAGCACATCGGGAGTCTCGGCACGTTGGGCCAGGAACGGCGCGAACTGCTGGTGCGAGTGTGGGCCCAGCGGTATCACGACCTGTACGAGCGGGAGGACGTCCGGTTTGTGATGCCCTTCGAGAACCGCGGTGAGGCCGTGGGCGTCACGCTCCATCATCCGCACGGGCAGATCTACGCGTATCCCTTCGTCCCGCCCGTGCTTCAGGTAGAGGCCGCCGCGTTCCGCCGGGAGCCGGTATTGCGGAATCTCCTGGCGAGGGCTGGCAACAGGTGCATCGTGGAGGAGGACGATGCCGCGGCGGTGATCGTCCCGCCGTTCGCCCGCTTCCCGTACGAAACCTGGGCGATCCCGAAGCGCGCTCAACCAGGGCCGTGGACCCTCGACAACACCGAGGTTAGCGCCTTGGCGCACGCGCTGGGAAGAGTCGTGTCGCGGTACGACGCGCTATTCGCGCGGCCCTTCCCCTATGTGATGGTGCTCCACGCCGCGCCGAAGGGCGAGGAGGCCCACTTCCACTTCCATGTGGAGTTCTATCCCGTCATGCGCGGCCCGGACCGGCTGAAGTATCTGGCAGGAACCGAGCTCGGAGCCGGTACGTTTACAGCGGACATCCTGCCGGAGGACGCGGCGCGCGCGTTGCGGCGCATCCAGCCGTGA
- a CDS encoding nitrite reductase, copper-containing, with translation IQVKAGEVVNLSLVNKDDDSVHDIVVPGLRVRLLAPPGQKVTGAIRATRPGTYEFFCSIPGHRESGMVGRIIVTP, from the coding sequence AGATACAGGTGAAGGCCGGCGAGGTCGTCAACCTGAGTCTGGTCAACAAGGATGACGATTCCGTGCACGACATCGTGGTACCGGGCCTGCGCGTCCGGCTCCTGGCGCCGCCCGGTCAGAAGGTTACAGGCGCCATCCGAGCCACCCGTCCGGGCACGTATGAGTTCTTCTGCAGCATCCCCGGCCACCGCGAATCCGGCATGGTCGGGCGGATCATCGTGACGCCGTAG
- a CDS encoding amino acid ABC transporter ATP-binding protein — protein MLVVANGQPIIILEDVHKWFGKLHVLRGINLAVGAGEVVVVAGPSGSGKSTMIRCINRLEAHSQGRIVVDGTELTDDLRNVDAVRSEVGMVFQSFNLFPHLTALQNITLAPIQARRWPRERAEKIAHDLLVRVGIPEKADSHPSHLSGGQQQRVAIARALAMQPKIMLFDEPTSALDPEMIQEVLDVMRDLARGGMTMIVVTHEMGFAREVADRLVFMDEGAIVEDGTPEHFFTNPKEERTRIFLSKILHQ, from the coding sequence ATGCTGGTTGTGGCGAATGGGCAGCCGATCATCATCCTGGAGGACGTCCACAAGTGGTTCGGGAAGCTGCACGTCCTGCGCGGCATCAACCTGGCCGTGGGCGCCGGCGAGGTAGTCGTGGTTGCCGGACCGTCGGGATCCGGGAAGTCCACCATGATCCGCTGCATCAACCGCCTCGAGGCTCACAGCCAGGGACGCATCGTGGTGGACGGGACCGAGCTGACGGATGACCTGCGCAACGTGGACGCCGTGCGCAGTGAGGTAGGCATGGTCTTTCAGTCGTTCAATCTGTTCCCGCACCTGACGGCGCTGCAGAACATCACGCTGGCGCCCATCCAGGCGAGAAGGTGGCCGCGCGAGCGGGCCGAGAAGATCGCCCACGATCTGCTGGTCCGCGTCGGCATTCCGGAGAAGGCCGATTCCCACCCTTCACACCTCTCGGGCGGCCAGCAGCAGCGGGTGGCCATCGCGCGGGCGCTGGCGATGCAGCCCAAGATCATGCTCTTCGACGAGCCCACCTCGGCGCTCGACCCGGAGATGATTCAGGAGGTGCTGGACGTCATGCGCGACCTGGCGCGTGGCGGGATGACGATGATCGTGGTCACCCACGAGATGGGGTTCGCCCGCGAGGTCGCCGACCGACTGGTCTTCATGGACGAAGGCGCAATCGTCGAGGACGGCACGCCCGAGCACTTCTTCACAAACCCAAAGGAGGAGCGCACCAGGATTTTCCTGTCCAAGATCCTGCACCAGTAG
- a CDS encoding mandelate racemase/muconate lactonizing enzyme family protein, producing the protein MRRHRRPGHRAGATSGIWQRDAASCGRIAIRHGRVAVKITDLRMAPVFVPFPGPVYPAWRAGGVQEGTLATVLEIDTDAGITGVGTAFAHGRREMIETVEHMVKPYLVGKDPFAVERHIHLLRTAGMFGAKPWLVDIALWDIIGKAAGLPLYRLWGGYTDRVKAYASTAEVRPPARRADDVRRYRDDGFRAVKLRLHHDDPRDDLRVVEAAVAAGGGEVEIMADANQGTILPYHTMGPRWSYETARFVARELGQMGVVWLEEPLPRFDFDGIARLSAEVDIPIAGGEANAGLHEFRWLIERRCYDILQPDATLSEGLFQLRKIAGMAEAHGLRFIPHTWADGIGMAANLQLAASVPNCGYLEFPYDPPHFTTEAFQALLVEPIRVEADGCVRVPEAPGLGVELNREAVERFRVG; encoded by the coding sequence ATGCGACGCCATCGCCGACCGGGTCATCGTGCTGGAGCCACCTCAGGCATCTGGCAGCGGGACGCCGCCAGTTGCGGGCGCATCGCCATCCGGCACGGGCGCGTCGCTGTGAAGATCACGGATCTCCGCATGGCGCCGGTCTTCGTTCCGTTCCCGGGCCCGGTCTACCCGGCCTGGCGCGCCGGCGGCGTCCAGGAAGGCACGCTGGCCACCGTCCTCGAGATTGACACGGACGCCGGAATCACCGGCGTCGGCACCGCCTTTGCCCACGGCCGCCGCGAGATGATCGAGACCGTCGAGCACATGGTGAAGCCCTACCTTGTCGGCAAGGACCCATTTGCGGTCGAGCGCCACATCCACCTTTTGCGGACCGCCGGCATGTTCGGCGCCAAGCCGTGGCTGGTGGATATCGCACTCTGGGACATCATCGGCAAGGCCGCAGGGTTGCCGCTGTACCGGCTGTGGGGTGGGTACACCGACCGGGTCAAGGCGTACGCCAGCACCGCCGAGGTCCGGCCCCCTGCGCGGCGGGCCGACGACGTCCGCCGCTACCGCGACGACGGCTTCCGCGCGGTCAAGCTACGGCTGCACCACGACGACCCTCGGGACGATCTCCGCGTTGTGGAGGCAGCGGTGGCCGCCGGCGGCGGCGAGGTCGAGATCATGGCCGACGCCAATCAGGGAACGATTCTGCCCTACCACACGATGGGACCGCGCTGGTCGTACGAGACCGCGCGCTTCGTGGCGCGCGAGCTGGGACAGATGGGCGTCGTCTGGCTGGAAGAGCCGCTGCCGCGATTTGACTTCGACGGCATCGCGCGCCTGTCCGCCGAGGTGGACATCCCCATCGCCGGCGGTGAGGCCAACGCCGGCCTGCACGAGTTCCGGTGGCTGATAGAGCGACGCTGCTACGACATCCTGCAGCCCGACGCCACTCTGTCGGAAGGACTCTTCCAGCTGCGCAAGATCGCCGGAATGGCCGAGGCGCACGGGCTGCGGTTCATCCCGCACACCTGGGCCGACGGCATCGGAATGGCCGCGAACCTGCAGCTGGCGGCCTCGGTGCCGAACTGCGGCTACCTGGAGTTCCCTTACGATCCCCCGCACTTCACCACGGAGGCGTTCCAGGCGCTACTGGTCGAGCCGATCCGAGTGGAAGCCGACGGCTGCGTACGGGTCCCCGAGGCGCCGGGCTTGGGCGTCGAGTTGAACCGGGAGGCGGTGGAGCGGTTCCGGGTGGGGTGA
- a CDS encoding type II toxin-antitoxin system PemK/MazF family toxin, translating to MHRCRRRNLRGECVISPLQWAVAEADLNPARGSGQRGTRPVLIVSSEAFNQAMPNVTVLPLTSTHRRLYPAEVLLPGGEAGQSQDSIIMAHQMRTISKARLKGLTGYLRDPTLRHRVQQAIRDHLDLD from the coding sequence ATTCATAGATGCCGACGCCGAAACCTCCGGGGGGAATGCGTGATCAGCCCGCTTCAGTGGGCAGTCGCAGAAGCCGATCTCAATCCTGCGCGCGGATCAGGACAGCGGGGGACACGCCCGGTGCTCATCGTGAGCAGCGAGGCTTTCAACCAGGCGATGCCCAATGTGACCGTTCTCCCGCTGACCTCAACGCACCGGCGCCTATACCCGGCTGAAGTCCTCCTTCCTGGCGGCGAGGCAGGGCAGTCCCAGGATTCCATCATTATGGCCCATCAGATGAGGACCATTTCCAAGGCGCGGTTGAAGGGGCTAACAGGGTACCTGCGAGATCCTACGTTGCGTCACCGAGTGCAGCAGGCCATTCGGGATCACCTGGACCTGGACTGA
- a CDS encoding sulfite exporter TauE/SafE family protein produces the protein MLLLLLVAAAAAVYSSVGHGGASAYLGMLSLYGVPPREMSTSALLLNVLVAGIATVTYARAGHLSARLAWPFMVTSVPLAYLGGLLHVAPRAYTLLLGVALLGAALRLWWTPSERPPKTLALPVALVSGAGIGILSGIVGVGGGIFLSPLMILAGWAGAKQTAAVSAAFIVVNSIAGLAGRAARGALVVGDLGPLVIAAFLGGLVGSRLGAHRLLPVHIRRVLAVTLLFVAFKNLWIWLGSL, from the coding sequence ATGCTTCTACTCCTGCTCGTTGCCGCGGCCGCCGCGGTCTACTCCTCGGTGGGCCACGGCGGGGCCTCCGCGTATCTCGGCATGCTGAGTCTCTACGGCGTGCCCCCCCGCGAGATGTCCACCAGCGCGCTGCTGCTCAACGTGCTGGTGGCCGGGATCGCGACGGTCACCTACGCGCGCGCCGGCCATCTCTCGGCCCGACTGGCATGGCCGTTCATGGTTACCTCGGTTCCGTTGGCGTACCTGGGCGGGCTGCTGCACGTCGCCCCGCGCGCCTATACTCTGCTTCTGGGTGTTGCGCTGCTGGGGGCGGCCCTGCGGCTGTGGTGGACTCCGTCAGAGCGGCCTCCGAAAACGCTTGCCCTTCCTGTGGCGCTTGTCTCCGGCGCCGGCATCGGGATCTTGTCGGGGATCGTCGGGGTCGGAGGCGGCATCTTCCTGAGCCCGTTGATGATCCTCGCGGGATGGGCCGGCGCAAAGCAGACCGCGGCGGTCTCGGCCGCGTTCATCGTGGTCAACTCGATCGCAGGACTGGCCGGCCGCGCGGCGCGCGGCGCCCTGGTCGTCGGCGATCTGGGGCCGCTCGTTATCGCGGCGTTCCTGGGCGGCCTGGTCGGTTCCCGGCTCGGCGCGCACCGGCTTCTGCCAGTTCACATCCGTCGCGTGCTGGCGGTGACCCTGCTCTTCGTCGCGTTCAAGAATCTCTGGATCTGGCTGGGGAGCCTGTAG